Genomic window (Rhineura floridana isolate rRhiFlo1 chromosome 13, rRhiFlo1.hap2, whole genome shotgun sequence):
CAGCCAGTAAATGTGGTGGAATTCCCCTTTCCTCTGCAAATGTTAAAGCAGCTGGGGTGGTGATGGGCAGGCGAGGGGAGAGAGGTGGTGAGTGGGTGGAGCAGGAAGAATTGAGAAAACAGGTTGTGCAGAGGAGAGCCCACATGGAGTCTCGTCATGCAACTTGTGGGTTTGAGCCTGCAAGACAGTGAGATCAAGCCCTTCCCCCCCCGTTCAACTATAAATGGCCTTGAGCAGTTTGAGACATCAGCCTCAGTTTCTCACGTGTAAAATAATAATTGGAGGAACTTTGTTTGCAGTTGATGTTGAAAGGGTGATTGAGACCTGGAAATGCTGTTATTCTCATTGGGCCTTTGGACTAGATTGTGGATTAAAAGAGAGCAGAGAACCTGCAAAGTTTTGGGCTGATGAGCTCAAATCAACATTAAATCCAGCTTTCCACCTTGGCCTTCCTGCCCCCTTGACAGCTTGGTCCATTGTCCCCATGTCCCCAGGAACACACAACCTCTCTGGTTGCTGGACCTTATACCAATCTTTTCTGCTCTTCTTCTGCTCTTCCCAAAACTTTGGTGTTtgctttaaagcatttttaccctgcttttcatctgaaaaggctcccagagaggCTATATGATCAATAAAAACCAAGACCGAACCTGCCCGAAGGCTCACAgtttaaaagacatgacacaaaaagagaaaagggacagggagggaagaaaGCAAACTTGAGCACCTGATCTTGAAGGCACAGAGTTCTTATAATGCCTAGGTGGACCAGAGACAGTTCAGGGACAGGGAGAGCCTGATGGAGGTGGTGTTTtagcagagctgatggagtggGCCTGCTTCCTACCTTTCTCCCTCTGCAGCCTGCTGGAATAGCTACTGCCAGGTGACAGTTGAGGGACAGACGGCCTAACAGAGCTGGCTTTACCTCTCTCATTTACCAGCATTTTGTGACTGAGTTCACCCATGCAAGAAAGCGACTTTATTCCTTCATTTGATCCATTGTGATGGTGCAGGAGAATCTCAGTCTGACCCAGCCTATACACATAGAAATAATCATCTTCTCTGTGCATGATGCTCTGCAGAGTACAAGATGACAGGGCCCTGCCCGGGGGGCTGACAGCCTGAAATAGACAGCTTGCTGCTGTTTCTGTTTTGGTGCCTTTGGGTTTTCCCCCATTTTTGGAACTCCgtattttggggaagggctgtagctcactggcagagcacctgccttgcatgcagaaggtcccaggttcaacccctggcatctccaggtagggctgggagagactcctgcctgaaactctagagagctgctgccagtcagtgtagacaacactgttAAAGTGGTCTGATgaatcagtagaaggcagctgcctgtgttgTTCCACTCTGATTGCAGAAATGGCTGTGAGGGACTGTCTCAACACACTGCCTGCTTCACACtgacctctccctcctcccatgctgtccccctccaaaaaaaagatTGCATGTACAGTACACAAACAAATGGATTTGCATGTGTGAACTGGCACTTTGACTTAACGTGCATTTTTAAGATACAAGTTTCATCCATGTAGCTAGCGGGAGTTTGAAAATAACTTCTCCCCTGTTTATTGCAATAAATGGTCAATAAtacatgtatatattttaaagtcctcTCATTTctcgggacagacaaaaagaagggaTTCTGGGCTTTTCTAGATATCAGTCGTCTCCTGTGAAAAAAGCCTTCCTAAGGCATCCAGAATATTGGGGcacaaaaagagatttgttaccCTCCTTAACTGTTTTCCCCAAAGAGCAGCTGGAGTGTTTGTTTGCCTTCTGGAATACCCAAGAGGGAAGCGGAAAAAGGGATCCACCATGGAGCGATGGTAAGTGCCAAGTTCCCTGTCCTCATTGGGGTCGGGTACATTCTACAATTCTGTGCAGGTGTTAAAAAGCTGCAGAATTTGGTATCGGGTTGAATTCAGCATGCTGAGAATCTCTGCTTTCATTAAAAACTAAAACCTAAGTTTCCAGCCCTCATGACTTTGAAAATAggcttttatttcatttattactaGCAGCCTCCTATCTGGCATTGCTCGGgcattctaagaaaccaaaacatcagtgcagttttgaaagcttCAGtcctccatcttgattcaaaacagCGTCCCATTGTATCCAAATTTAGATGAAAACTTGCTCCTCGATCTCAGAAACCATTGTGCCAaatttggggttgtatccaactgagtccttctcagagtagacccactgaaatcgatgactaacttaagcccattgatttcaatgggtctgctcggGGTAGGACtcagttggatgcaacccttgcCTGCAATGTCCTAAGAGCAGTTTAAATGCTTAGCAAGCAGGCACGCCGCTTTCCAAAACCAATAGTCGATTTGTTTACTTTGGAGATTGACACTCCACCTTTCAATCAAATGATTCTGAAGGTGACTTGCAAgtaacccctcccccccccaaaaaccccttcctcgcacatgcacacacccagcATCCTCTGGCTGATGGAGGGGGGTCAGAGGGTGCTTCCCTCTGGTTCTTCCCTCTCCAGCTAACCAGCAATGGGAGCCAAGTGTCCTTCCTAGTAGGGTTGGGTGAAGGAGGCAAATGTCCTGCAGCTGCTCCGTCTCCAGCCAATAGATGTGGCCAAGTTCTCccttgccatgatgttcttcTTGGGACGCCTGGGATTGCAAACTCCCAGTGACCCCTAATCCCTTTGCTGATGGGTGGGGCCACAGCAAGCTTCCCTGTTGCTCTGCAGTCCCAGGGCATGTGGCATTTGAGAGCTGTGTGTGCTTTTGGGCAGGGAGTGGGGATTCCAGCCATTGGACAGGGGCAGTGTGGTCACCCCCTTAACTTGATGTTCCTCCTGTGGGGACCTGGAAGTGCAACCTCCCAGTGGCCCTTAATCCTTTGGCGGGTGGATAGGGCCAGAGCAAGattaggaacagaggaatctgccttatactgagtcagaccattggtccatctagctcagtgttgtctacactgactggcagcagctctccagagtttgagGGATTGaatccgggaccttctgcatgcaaggcagattctctctcactaagctatggccccttcCTTTTCCGCTGGGCTCTCTGTAAGAACCCCCTGATGCAACTGAGGAGGTGCAGGCTTGATGGTGTTTCGGTCCATTGTGTAGCTCACAGTTCCTCCCCATGGCTAGTAGGAGGCGAGAAAGAAGGGAAATGAAGGAAGGTGAAGGGCAAACTTGTACAATTTTATAAAGCCACAGTGTGTGTTTTGTGTTTCATATAGCACAAGATACAGATAAATGATTTGCATAGACCTAGCATGTGTGGGTTGGATATATTTATGGATGGTCCTTCAGTACAAAACTCACAGGGCAGCTTATTGAAATTACAGCAAAGCTAACATGAAAAATTGCAAAAGCAACAGAATTCCAGCAGCTATGTTTGATCTGACAAAATGTTAATAGTGGGTGGTACTCAACTGAGGCCTgcccagagtagatccattgaaattaacaagcctaagttagtcatgtctattaactttagtgggtctactctgagtaggacaaccACTAAACACCTGATATTTAATATTTCAGTTTATGAGTCACTTGACCCATAAgaagtctccaagcaacttgccaaatttaaaaaaaacatcaagCATGGGACAGAATCATAAAGAGGAGTGCTACATTACACAAAAAGCCATGCAGTAACCTTTTAAAATGAGCAGCAGCAAAATCCTCAGCAGCAAAACAGGCAGCAAAATCCTCAGTAGCAGGACTAGATGGCTGTCTTGACCATCTGGACCTGGGAGAGTCTCAGGCTCTGACGAGTCAGGTTAGATGCACTTGCAGGATTCAGTTGCCAGCACCCATGGATCTTGCACCTGAAGTGCTCTTGTGGATGACTTACCTTAGCCCATGTGGTAGGATACCCTGTTTAGATGTACATGCAGTCTTACTTTCAAATGCCTGGCTCAATGGTAGCATGAAACAGACATTAACTTAGATATAGAAAACATTCATATCTGTCTGTGTGATTCTTTGATAGACAACAATTGTACCTAGGagccattttagcaaaatgatatAATTGCTGAGGTTGGTAGGAGGATGCAGGCTTTGGGGCATCCCAGAACTCTTCAACAAGTGGAATCTATGTGTGTCATCGCACTCTCTTTTTACTCCCGTTCCCAACAGCGGTCAAAAGTATTTCACAACTGTGGTGAAGGTGTTTGGACCTCTAACGAGGAATTACTACATCCGGGCTGTCCTGCTAGCAAGGTAATTCATGTCACTTTTGCATCCTGGGAGGGCACATGTACGTGGGTGTGCCGTCAGCGTATATGAAACTCACGCTGGAGTTTAACTGGGGACATCCCAGCTCTACCTGAGACCTACAGCACACAGAGCAGATGatcctctatcactgagctatggtctgctTCCCCATGTACTACTTATAGGGCATTTTTTTCAtttaaacaccaccaccacactgtGGACGCtgcatggtttgtttatttatttatttaacaagattgaTATACCgcttcattaaaataaaaatgctaagCGGCTTACATAAAATAATGTAAATATTCCTAAGAAAATAACAAGAAAATAACAGACTTTAGGGGAAAATGAAGAAGCCAACATActtctcttgcttgcttgcttattcatGGTTATTGATATTCTGGATTATAATATTAATCATTGTCATTTAAAATTTATTCATAATcagatgggtttttttaattgtataataATTGTTTGCTTATTTGCTTGTTTTCATTTCAGAACTTGTATTTTCAAGTTATTGGCACATGCatagcaataaaaatgtaaataaatatgtggggaatcaacagactttaaaaacaagtcAGCATAATGATGAAATTATCAAAACATAGGTAAAatcaatagttttaaaaacaaatgtacatgaTAAGATTCCATGTCTAGGTAGACTTTTCTAAACATAAAGGGTGGTTTTCAATaccagttctgctcagagtagactcactgaaattaacggACATGATTAACGTAGGTCTATTCTGGGTAGAGCTTAGATGAAGACAACCTAAACGTTTTTAGCAGTCATCAAAAACAGCTCAACAAAAGTGCCTGCCAAATATTAACAGTTCCTATCCAGATCTTGGCAGATGGACCTTCCTCAGAGCCAGCAAGGTGTTTCTTAAGCAAGAATGCAAACTCAGTTTCACGCTATGTAGAATAGTTATGCCTCCATTGCTCAGAGATCCCGAGTGAGCACTTGTGCCTTGTATGCTGAAAAGGCACCAGGTGATTCTagtgtttcatatatgttctgatcaaattcatggaggataggtcagtggctactagccacagtggctgtaTGCAGCAACCTACCACTGAATGCTGGTTGCTGGGAAGCCGCCTTGGGAGAGAGGCTATTACTCTCAGtggtctgcttgtgagcttcccagaggcatcggaTGGGTCACTGTGGGGAGCAGGGTGTGGACTAGACTAGAGGGACCTTTAGTCAGATCTAGCATGTGCTGCTTAGTTCCTATATAAGAGTCAAGTCAGTCCGACCATGCATTAAATAATTCATTCCGTGGTTCTTCTGGGATTAATGCACTTCTGTGTTTCCACGTGGTGAAGGAGAGGCATGGCCACAGTGTACTCTTCTGTTTAGCACTTCTCCTCTGTCTGTGAGGAACCTGCCCCTGGCCATTTTTGCTGTTCTGGTATTGGCTTGTATCCCAACCCCCTCACCCCCACTCTTCTGATTTGGTTTTAGTAAATGGATTTATTGATTGCATTATGTTTtatatgtaaactgccttgatcATTCGTTATACAAGTGAAAAGCAGTGTATCAACTgagtaaaataaatataaataaatataactctcACCTTTCCTTTTGCAGCCTGGCAATTCCAGCAGGATTGTTGCTGGCCACGATCCTCGGCACAGTTTGCCTTGCCATTGCAAGTGGCATCTACTTACTGGTAAGTGACAGGCCACCCACCCCAGGCTCCTGAACATAGAATCgtagaacagtagaattggaaggggcctttaaggccatcaagtccaacccccgctcAGTGCAGTAATCCAAGttgaagcatacctgacaggtgcctgtccatctgcctcttgaatgcctccagtgttggagagcccaccacctccctacagaattggttccattgtcatactgctctaacagggagatttcacttgaaatctggcttcctgcaacttgagcccatgattccgTGTCCTACATTTtgagacaatcgagaagagatcctggctctcctgtatgtgacagcctttcaagtacttgaacagtgccatCACATCTCCcttcactcttctcttctcaaggctaaacatgtccagttctttccatctctcttcatagggcttatTTTCCAGTCCCcggatcatcctcattgccctcctctgaacgcgttccagtttgtctgcatccttcttaaagggtggtgtccagaactggacacagtgctcaagatggggcctaaccagtgccgaatagaggagaGCTAGTACTTAACACAATTTGGAAaccatgcttctgttaatgcagcctaaaatagcatttgccttttttgcagccacatcacactgttggctcatattcagcttgtgatcaacaacaatcccaagatccttctcgcatgtaatccccatcttataactatgcatttggtttttttcccgTAGGTGTAGAGCTTTTCatctatccctgttaaatttcattctgttgttttcagcccaatgctccagcctatcaagatccctttgaattttgtttttgtcttccaggatattagctatccctcccaattttgtatcccctgcaaatttgataagcattgtTCATTAAAACCAAGTGATAATGGAGCATATTCTAACCTTTCACATGTAGCAAGACACAGCAGCATGTATCCAAGAGTCTATGATGCAATATATAGTATTAGTACCTCATTTTTgtcatacattttaaataaatattatttctatgcTATTTAATTTTGTTTCATATTTCTTGTGCATTTGTGACAATGTTATCACAAATAAGTGATGTTTCTCTAACATTCTTCCACTCTTTGGTGGGTCTAGCaaagcattctgtaaaaaagttgctgaagactcacctctttaccttggtctTTGGCACCTGATATATTAGGACCCACCTTGTTATCTTGACTGTATatggttttaaactgattttaatattataGTTTAAAttactgtaacctgccctggcagcttatggtgaagggttggtaatactaataataacaacaacaataatctctTTCAGTGGTAGAAATGCAGTCAGTTTCACTTTAGTAAAGGTGCAGCACAGATTCCCTTTCCCATCCGATCATTATTGTTTGTTTTCAGGTATGATAAAAAATAAATGTCAAACAGAAACTACAGTGCAGGTCAATAAAATATATCAatgaaaacaagctttaaaaacgtgCCCTTGGTGTAGGCTACTGTCTTGGCAAtgagccttgtgaggtaggctggcTTGCTTCCATTACCATCATACAGGCAGCAGATGGAGGCTGTGAGAGTGTGACTTGGGTGGAGGCGATGGACAGTGTGAGTCTTTGACAGAACAGGAATTTGTATCAGGCTTTAAATTCTGCCCTCTAGCGGAGTACATGTGTTGCTGGCGCAACTCCAGATCCAACCACTAGGTGGTGCCTGCATTGTGTGTCCACAAAATGAACGTGGTGCATTGATAAAAAAgtgaaatagagttgggtattacGGCGGAATGGTGGTATATAGGAAGCTGCATAGTGTGGAGATAGagaactttttctccctctctcataatgctataAACAGAGGGATTAAGCAgtaaagctgaatgctggaagatttaaGACAGACAAAACGAAAAGACACTTTTTTTACACAGCAGCACAGTTGTGcattggaatttgctcccacaggatgtaACAACAGCTGCCAACTTGGGCAGCTtcaacagaggattagacaaattcagaagCACGGAGGATAAGgcaggctatcagtggttactagtccCCATGGCTATGGACAATCCAGAAGGGCAGCCAGCGTGAGGTCCGATCCAGCTGCCAAGCCCTTTGGTTAATTGAAAGGGAAGGATCaccgctcagtggcagaacacctgctttgcatgcagaaggtccccggttcaatccccagcatctcaagacggggctggaagagacccctgcctgcaaccctgaagagccgctgctactcagtgtagtcagtactgagctaggtggaccaatggtctgacagttGCCTCTGTTCCTATGTTGGGGATTGCGCCTGGGactgtttgcatgcaaagcaggtcctcTGCCACATCATTATGGTTGCCTCCCTTGAGGTAACCACCCACTCTCACGTCCTCCTTGGCTTTTGTTTCCCCAGGCTGCTGTCCGTGGCGAAGAGTGGCATCCCATCGAATCAAGGCCGCGAGAACTGCCACAAGTTGGGACCACCATTAAACATCCTCCAACCAACCCCCCACCTCGGCCTCCAGCAGAGGCTCGCAGGAAGCAGGCCGACGAGGCGGCAGAGGGCGAGGAGAACCCCATCCCAGTCATCGTCGAGGCCGAATGATGGCCTGGCTGAAAGTACCCTGAAGGGGCGGTGTTTGCTGTGCTTAGGAAGGGGAAACTGGCCATATCATAGCAGATCTACAGATTTTGTCCTCCTCTTCCAGCTTCACAGTCTGCCTGTGCAGATGCTTCCCCAGATTCTCCTCAGTCTGCAGCCTGCCCCTTTCCCCACTTTGATCCTGAACATCCACTAGGCCAGGCGGCTGCCATGTTTGTTTCACAGTGAGGTCCACCGGTGGCCATGTTGTTTATCTCCATGATAACAAGTGGAGGATTGTGACGCTCCAGGCAGGGATGACCCCAGCCGGCATTGTCGGAATTGCAATGGCTTTCCCTTTTCTCTGTGGGGATCCCTTCTGTTCACTCGAGGATCCCTTGTGTTTTTAACATTGTAATAAAATGACCTGGTTGGTTGCCTTCTTCTTTGTAAGGTTGTCTTGCCttgctctgcttctcctttatgTGGTTTTCTACATCAGGAGACAGAAACGGCAATTTATGTGGGTTTGTTTTTGATGATCTGGTAGACCGGCAAGGGATTCTGGCTCCTAGTCACTTAGCCATAGCAACCGCAGGAACAATTCATCTCCTAAATTAGGTGGTGAGAATCCCTGATCCACAGTCTCTCAGTTGTAGATTTGTACAAGTATAGGCAGGCCACCTCAGCGTTAATGTGGCTTCGGGTATGAAAGAGGTAATTAACTCCACCCTTTTTGAACCACCTCGCTCCAGGTAGTGCAGGAGAAGGCAGACGTCAGGCTTCAGAGGTCTGTCTGCGATTCACCAGCTGGAGCcatttaaagggggaaaaaaaactcttaaaatgaaacTGAGCTGGATTCACATTCCTGCCCCCATACAACAATCCTTTACTGGTTTGTCCAacttttcttcatttcagcaatcTCATTTCCGtgcataggaacctaggaagctgccttagaccattaTGTCCATCAagcttagtgttgtctacacagactggccgTGCCCATCtactgcaacccccccccccgggatctactggcagatcctgatctaccttcagCCCACCTCTGGGTTAGTGGACCTTGGTagtagtttttgttgttgttatgtacctttaagtcgattatgagttatggcgacactatgaatcagcgaccaccaatagcatctgtcgtgaaccaccctgttcagatcttgtaaattcaggtctgtggcttcctttatggaatcaatccatctcttgtttggccttcctctttttccacgcccttctgtttttcccagcattatggccttttctaatgaatcctgttgtctcatgatgtgtccaaagtatgataacctcagtttcatcattttagcttctagtgacagttctggtttaatttgttctaacacccaattatttgtcttttttgcagtccatggtatgtgcaaagctctcctccaacaccacatttcaaatgagttgatttttctcttatctgcttttttcactgtacaactttcacatccatacatagagatcgggaataccatggtctaaatgatcctgactttagtgttcagtgatacatctttgcatttgagtaaAGCTTGCATTGCATCCAGTAGAGATTGCATTTTAGTTTTTGGTAGTGGTAGCAAAAAGCAAAATAATTCCCTGCAAGCCTAAAGTCTGCCTGTGCTTACTGTCATTCAGTCACCTGTTGTAAATAATTCAATGCTTCCACCATGGAGATTTTGTGCATGCTGGAGACTCCTGAAGTGTCTTAGGAGGAACCACATCTTTAAGACCCTTTTAGCACCAGGGTTTTCAGTAGGCAGCCTGCAAGGCTCAAGATTAATCCTGTTGGAAGCCTGTGGCCTGCCCAGGCAGAGGAAGTTCCagtgctgtgaggctgagaggggaAGGTTGGAGCGAGGCAGGAGGGAAGACCAGATTTGCTCATTCGTTCGCCTGCTGAGCTCATATAGGTGTATCACATGATCTATTGTGGACTGTGAGTGGGAGGAGGCGTCTTGCACTTGCGATGCTTGCTCCTTGCAGGTCCACGGGAGGAAGCAGtgtgctgcttgcaggcttcccaacaGAGGCATCTAatgtggctgctgtgagaacaggatgttggactagatgggccactggcctgatccagcagccaggctcctcttatattcttatgttcatgGGCCAGAGGTGGAGGTGGTGGCACACAAGCCAATCTGCCCACCTAGCAGCATGTTCCAAGAGTCGCTGCAGGCCTGATGGAGCCACAGTCTTGCCTATTGAGCCACTGTCTTCTCAGGCCTCGGAGCCCTCCCCAGTGTAGCGAGAAATGCTGATGCTCATCATGGGCTCCTGGGATTGGCAGGCTGGATGAAGACTGTGGACTGGCCAGGCCTGGTATCGAAAgcacgatttatttatttatttatttatttttatttttatttattaaatttctgtaccgccccatagccgaagctctctgggcggttcacaacaagtaagCAAAACATCaaagtacaattaaaaccaatattaaacaatttaaacacattaaaaataccaatata
Coding sequences:
- the LOC133369247 gene encoding cytochrome b-245 light chain, encoding MGRIEWAMWANEQALASGLILVTGGIVAVAGQFKSWEFGAYAIAAGVFVCLLEYPRGKRKKGSTMERCGQKYFTTVVKVFGPLTRNYYIRAVLLASLAIPAGLLLATILGTVCLAIASGIYLLAAVRGEEWHPIESRPRELPQVGTTIKHPPTNPPPRPPAEARRKQADEAAEGEENPIPVIVEAE